In Sporosarcina sp. PTS2304, a genomic segment contains:
- a CDS encoding GntP family permease yields the protein MIEGNMLIVIFLLSLAALFFMILKMKIEPFVTLIIVAFVTALVLGFPIEEIPKVITTGFGNTLIGVGILIGLGVIFGQFLGVSGAIEKIAGAVLRVFGVKHSAAGLSLTGIAVSIPVFFDAAFVILSGLVKSLSRRTGISIVTFVTALGVGLIVSHSMIAPTPGPLVVAENTGADLGLFILYGIICAIPAAMIGGYFYGTFIGKRIHTTPEELEEEIIVPEAVEGRKEISTGLSFFMLGLPIILILLNTVTKLWLEEGTASRILGFIGDKNVALLISVIVALIILKPYIHVPYKTLYDEAINSAGMIILVTGAGGAFGAVINQSGIGDYLIETMQGWSIPVLILAFIFSQILRASLGSATVALVTTSSILGPMAGELGVSPILLGLAICAGAIGLSLPNDSGFWVVNKFGRLTIPQTIQAWSIGGFVAGLSALGMVYLLQAMSGFLPGL from the coding sequence ATGATAGAAGGTAATATGCTCATCGTCATCTTTTTACTGTCACTTGCAGCACTATTCTTTATGATTCTGAAAATGAAAATTGAACCGTTTGTGACGTTAATTATTGTAGCATTCGTCACTGCGTTAGTTCTCGGTTTCCCGATAGAAGAAATACCGAAAGTGATTACGACTGGCTTTGGTAATACATTGATCGGTGTTGGGATTTTAATTGGACTTGGTGTTATTTTCGGTCAGTTTCTAGGAGTGTCCGGGGCTATTGAAAAAATTGCGGGGGCTGTATTGCGTGTTTTTGGTGTAAAGCACTCGGCAGCTGGACTTTCATTAACAGGAATTGCGGTTTCTATTCCTGTATTCTTTGATGCTGCATTCGTTATTTTGAGTGGATTAGTGAAAAGTTTATCTAGACGCACTGGAATTTCAATCGTTACATTCGTTACGGCACTCGGTGTCGGCTTAATTGTCTCACATAGTATGATAGCTCCAACTCCAGGTCCTCTCGTTGTGGCAGAAAACACGGGAGCGGATTTGGGATTATTCATACTGTATGGAATCATTTGCGCGATACCTGCAGCAATGATTGGCGGCTATTTTTACGGAACATTTATCGGAAAAAGAATTCACACGACACCTGAGGAATTAGAAGAAGAAATTATCGTTCCTGAAGCTGTGGAAGGCAGGAAAGAGATTTCTACGGGTCTATCATTTTTCATGTTAGGGTTACCTATCATATTGATCTTATTAAATACAGTAACGAAGCTGTGGCTAGAAGAAGGCACTGCTTCCCGTATTTTGGGTTTTATCGGAGACAAAAATGTAGCTCTTTTAATTAGCGTGATTGTGGCATTAATTATTTTAAAGCCCTATATCCATGTGCCGTACAAGACGCTTTACGATGAAGCGATTAATTCGGCTGGAATGATTATTCTTGTAACTGGTGCTGGTGGAGCGTTTGGTGCGGTGATCAATCAAAGTGGAATCGGTGATTACTTGATTGAAACGATGCAAGGATGGAGTATTCCTGTGCTGATTTTAGCGTTTATCTTCTCACAAATATTGCGTGCGTCCCTTGGATCAGCAACTGTTGCACTCGTTACGACTTCTTCTATATTGGGCCCTATGGCAGGAGAGTTAGGCGTGTCACCTATTTTACTCGGACTTGCGATTTGTGCGGGGGCTATAGGATTATCATTGCCAAATGACTCCGGTTTCTGGGTAGTCAATAAGTTTGGAAGACTGACGATTCCACAAACTATTCAAGCGTGGTCGATTGGCGGTTTCGTCGCTGGGTTGTCAGCACTCGGAATGGTGTACTTATTACAAGCAATGAGTGGATTTTTACCAGGATTGTAA
- a CDS encoding histidine phosphatase family protein, with translation MIGFIRHGVTAWNKEGRAQGSSDIPLDVDGIVTAKQLACRLANEKWDVIFTSPMVRAKQTATILAKKLRLEVKEDDRLRERSGGLIEGTTEAERLEKWGPTWREQDLKFETGESVKARGLDFVMECVQCNADQKILVVSHGSFLKRIIAALLEDQTYEVKIDNTSLTVIDVEKKNCLLLNDTSHIIGGSNGNRI, from the coding sequence ATGATCGGATTTATTCGACACGGTGTCACAGCTTGGAATAAAGAAGGACGTGCACAAGGGAGTTCGGACATACCACTCGATGTGGACGGTATAGTAACCGCGAAACAATTAGCCTGCCGCTTAGCTAATGAAAAATGGGATGTCATTTTCACCAGTCCGATGGTTCGTGCAAAACAAACCGCTACTATACTAGCTAAGAAATTGCGTTTGGAAGTGAAAGAGGATGACCGGTTACGCGAACGAAGTGGCGGACTTATTGAAGGGACGACAGAAGCGGAACGTCTTGAAAAATGGGGGCCTACATGGCGTGAACAAGATTTAAAGTTTGAAACAGGAGAAAGTGTGAAGGCTAGAGGTCTTGATTTTGTAATGGAGTGTGTTCAATGCAATGCAGATCAAAAAATTCTCGTTGTCAGTCATGGCAGCTTCTTGAAACGTATTATCGCTGCATTGTTAGAAGACCAAACGTACGAAGTGAAAATCGATAACACATCATTGACTGTAATAGATGTGGAAAAGAAGAATTGTTTATTATTAAATGACACGTCTCACATAATAGGAGGTTCCAATGGAAATCGAATATGA
- a CDS encoding four-carbon acid sugar kinase family protein, with protein MKERIDKLTAYDAQLETLWDTERSTFTQKIIVLDDDPTGVQTVHGIPVYTDWSAETIQEMFEEPRQLVFLLTNSRAFSVEETTKVHTQIAERIAMAAKKTGKEFLVISRGDSTLRGHYPLETEVIKNTLEKNNAYKVDGEIIIPFFKEGGRETIDDVHYVIQNGKYVPAGETEFAKDRMFGFTKSNLKEYIAEKTQNAHPASSVLSVSLEELRAVNIEVIEKKLHQLENFQKLIVNAVTEEDLKVFTIALIRVMNQGKHFLFRTAASFTKVIGNISSKPYLTKNDVMHNETNAGGLIVVGSHVQKTTDQLNELKKLQTVEFIEFHCNLVIDAKKFAEEVERIQQKINEKVSEGTTVCVFTSRTRLDLGEGRQEEELALSVKISSAVTQFVANCQPQPAFVVAKGGITSSDVGTIGLAVKKAEVAGQIAPGIPVWQTGEESRFPGIPYIIFPGNVGEVETLRDVVEKLSHKE; from the coding sequence TTGAAAGAACGAATAGATAAACTTACAGCATATGATGCACAGTTAGAAACACTATGGGATACAGAGCGTTCCACTTTCACCCAAAAAATTATTGTATTAGATGATGATCCTACAGGTGTTCAGACAGTTCATGGCATTCCTGTTTACACTGACTGGTCTGCAGAAACCATTCAAGAAATGTTTGAAGAACCGCGTCAATTAGTATTTCTATTAACAAATTCCCGGGCATTTTCAGTCGAAGAAACGACAAAAGTTCATACGCAAATTGCAGAACGAATAGCGATGGCTGCAAAAAAAACAGGTAAAGAATTTTTGGTCATCAGCCGAGGTGATTCTACACTGCGTGGTCATTATCCTTTAGAAACAGAAGTAATAAAAAATACATTAGAAAAAAATAATGCGTATAAAGTAGATGGTGAAATTATTATTCCGTTTTTCAAAGAAGGTGGCAGAGAAACGATTGATGACGTGCATTATGTTATACAAAATGGTAAATATGTTCCGGCTGGAGAAACAGAATTTGCTAAAGATCGTATGTTCGGATTTACGAAAAGTAATTTAAAAGAATATATTGCTGAGAAGACGCAAAACGCGCATCCGGCTTCCAGTGTCCTATCTGTATCATTAGAAGAGCTACGTGCAGTAAATATTGAAGTAATCGAGAAGAAATTACATCAACTAGAAAACTTTCAAAAATTAATTGTCAATGCAGTGACGGAAGAAGATTTGAAAGTGTTTACGATCGCATTAATCCGTGTAATGAATCAAGGGAAACATTTTTTATTCCGTACCGCAGCTTCTTTTACAAAAGTAATTGGAAACATTTCATCTAAACCTTATTTGACGAAAAATGACGTAATGCACAATGAAACGAATGCTGGCGGGCTTATCGTCGTCGGCTCACACGTGCAGAAAACGACAGATCAGTTAAATGAATTAAAGAAATTACAAACAGTAGAGTTCATAGAGTTCCATTGTAACTTAGTTATAGATGCGAAGAAGTTTGCTGAAGAAGTAGAACGGATTCAGCAAAAGATTAACGAAAAAGTGAGTGAAGGTACAACGGTTTGCGTGTTTACTTCACGGACTCGCTTGGATTTAGGAGAAGGTCGTCAAGAAGAAGAGTTGGCGCTTTCTGTTAAAATATCTTCGGCCGTCACTCAATTTGTTGCAAATTGTCAGCCGCAACCAGCATTCGTTGTCGCAAAAGGTGGAATTACATCCAGTGATGTAGGAACTATTGGATTAGCCGTAAAGAAAGCTGAAGTGGCGGGTCAAATCGCACCAGGCATACCAGTTTGGCAAACGGGAGAAGAAAGTCGATTCCCGGGTATTCCATATATTATATTCCCGGGTAATGTTGGAGAAGTCGAAACGTTGCGTGATGTTGTAGAAAAATTAAGTCATAAAGAATAA
- a CDS encoding YcxB family protein — MEIEYELTEEDVIAFNLYHVKNSKVGKNSLQWQRFVSPMIFFMFAYFLSIFTDMEKGPLFLVFGLTAILWVILYPKYFYFHITRQVRKMLKEGKNEGLIGQHIMKMNKTGITDQTQVGETKVQWSGIQRVIEDADYLYIYTSTISAYILPKRTIYSVDGLKAYVEKRITSN, encoded by the coding sequence ATGGAAATCGAATATGAGTTAACCGAGGAAGACGTTATAGCATTTAACTTGTATCACGTGAAAAATTCAAAAGTAGGTAAAAATTCATTGCAGTGGCAACGTTTTGTTTCGCCAATGATTTTCTTCATGTTCGCTTATTTTCTCTCCATTTTCACGGATATGGAAAAAGGACCGTTATTTCTCGTATTCGGTTTGACTGCAATTTTATGGGTCATTCTTTACCCAAAATATTTCTATTTCCATATTACACGACAAGTACGAAAGATGTTAAAAGAAGGTAAAAATGAAGGGCTAATCGGGCAGCATATAATGAAGATGAATAAAACAGGCATTACCGACCAAACACAAGTAGGCGAGACGAAAGTACAATGGTCTGGTATACAGCGAGTCATTGAAGACGCAGATTATTTATATATTTATACAAGTACAATAAGTGCATACATACTGCCAAAACGTACTATCTATTCAGTGGATGGATTAAAAGCCTATGTAGAAAAAAGAATTACATCAAACTAA
- a CDS encoding GntR family transcriptional regulator → MEITSRSAQLLAYEMIREQIINGSYPGGMKIIESKLAEEIGVSRTPVREAIRRLEQEGLIKRKKVIKPTEKDLRHMFQMRMLIESYAAKMAATYMSEENISKLRRCIHQARNSDSLNIIKANKEFHDLIVEECRNPIMIDTVDKMQSIIYLFSKTVVQHERPLLIEEHSSICDAIEQRKPDLASELMNDHLKADLEFTLTIVE, encoded by the coding sequence ATGGAAATCACTTCACGAAGTGCCCAATTACTCGCTTACGAAATGATACGTGAACAAATTATTAACGGCAGTTATCCGGGTGGTATGAAAATAATAGAATCAAAACTTGCTGAAGAAATTGGCGTGAGCCGGACGCCTGTGCGTGAAGCGATCCGCCGTTTAGAGCAAGAAGGATTAATTAAGAGAAAAAAAGTGATCAAGCCTACTGAAAAGGACTTACGCCATATGTTTCAAATGCGTATGCTTATTGAAAGCTACGCAGCTAAAATGGCTGCTACCTATATGTCGGAAGAAAATATTAGCAAATTGCGAAGATGTATTCACCAAGCCCGTAACAGTGATTCGCTAAATATTATAAAAGCGAATAAAGAGTTCCACGATCTCATTGTAGAAGAATGTAGAAATCCGATTATGATTGATACGGTAGACAAAATGCAATCTATTATTTATTTATTTAGTAAAACAGTTGTGCAACATGAACGCCCTTTATTAATCGAAGAACATAGTTCAATTTGTGATGCAATTGAGCAACGCAAACCTGACCTTGCTAGCGAACTAATGAATGACCATTTAAAAGCAGACTTAGAATTCACTCTAACGATAGTTGAATAG
- a CDS encoding MFS transporter: protein MKKDSITLWLLLTNLLIAFLGIGLIIPVMPTLMNELHISGQGVGYMVAIFAVAQLITSPFSGKWVDTIGRKKMIVIGLIIFSASEFLFGVGQSLTVLFGSRVLGGISAAFIMPAVTAFIADITTMDTRAKALGYMSAAISTGFILGPGIGGFLADFGTRVPFFFAGGLSLFAAIFSFIMLREPNRYQETVAEDGVKPGWQRVFARQYFIVFIIIFILSFGLASFESVFSLFVDHKFAFTPKDIAIVITGSGVVGAVAQVLLFDKLSRLIGEKRLILFCLVFSTIMVFLATFVKGYFAVLAVTIIIFVGFDLIRPAATSYLSKIAGNEQGFVGGMNSMFTSLGNVFGPIIGGALFDVDVDYPFYFGALVLLVGVILTYLWIKRTSAFKANI from the coding sequence ATGAAAAAAGATTCCATTACATTATGGTTGCTGTTGACCAACTTATTGATCGCTTTTTTAGGTATAGGTCTCATTATACCTGTCATGCCCACATTAATGAATGAATTACATATATCAGGTCAAGGTGTAGGATATATGGTAGCGATATTTGCAGTGGCGCAACTAATAACTTCTCCTTTTTCAGGGAAATGGGTCGATACAATCGGCAGGAAAAAAATGATTGTCATTGGCTTAATCATTTTTAGTGCGTCCGAATTTTTATTTGGAGTAGGTCAATCACTCACTGTGTTATTTGGTTCCCGTGTTCTAGGAGGAATTAGTGCAGCATTTATCATGCCGGCAGTCACAGCGTTTATTGCAGATATCACAACGATGGACACACGTGCAAAAGCGTTAGGATATATGTCGGCTGCTATTTCTACAGGATTTATTTTAGGTCCTGGCATCGGAGGGTTTTTAGCTGACTTTGGTACGCGTGTTCCGTTCTTCTTTGCAGGTGGACTTTCCTTATTCGCGGCAATCTTCTCATTTATTATGTTGCGTGAGCCTAATCGTTATCAGGAAACAGTAGCTGAAGATGGAGTAAAACCGGGATGGCAACGTGTCTTTGCTCGTCAATACTTCATTGTATTTATCATTATATTTATTTTGTCTTTTGGTTTGGCATCGTTTGAATCGGTCTTTAGTTTATTTGTGGATCACAAGTTTGCGTTCACACCTAAGGATATTGCGATTGTCATTACTGGAAGTGGTGTAGTCGGTGCAGTGGCTCAAGTGTTGTTGTTTGATAAACTTTCGAGATTGATAGGAGAAAAACGATTAATCCTATTTTGCTTAGTTTTTTCAACAATCATGGTGTTTTTAGCGACGTTTGTCAAAGGATATTTTGCTGTATTGGCAGTCACTATTATTATATTTGTAGGATTCGATTTAATTCGACCTGCCGCTACATCTTATTTGTCTAAAATCGCCGGGAATGAACAAGGGTTTGTCGGGGGAATGAATTCGATGTTCACAAGTTTGGGAAATGTATTTGGACCTATTATCGGTGGTGCATTATTCGATGTCGATGTAGATTATCCTTTCTATTTCGGAGCACTTGTCTTATTAGTAGGTGTAATCTTGACTTATCTTTGGATTAAAAGAACCTCTGCATTTAAAGCGAATATATAG
- the garR gene encoding 2-hydroxy-3-oxopropionate reductase, producing MLMNIGFIGLGIMGRPMALNIVKAGFSVKAFDLNEGARKTVVSAGAVEALSPFEAAVDSDIIITMLPNAAIVREVLFGNEGINKALQKDSIVIDMSSVSPGDSVFCANELKKLGVGFIDAPVSGGEPKAIDGTLAIMAGGDEVHIEKARPLLQAMAADVTHVGGHGSGSTTKLANQILVNVTIAAVSEAVVLASKAGVDIKKMYEAIRGGLAGSTVLDAKIPLILERNFTAGGRIDINMKDLTNVVQAGRDIGVPMPLTTDVLEMFHALKVDGKAMDDHVGLIQYYEKLANFEVPKGGK from the coding sequence ATTCTAATGAATATTGGCTTTATAGGCCTCGGAATCATGGGGCGTCCTATGGCGTTAAATATAGTAAAAGCTGGGTTTTCAGTAAAAGCTTTTGATTTGAATGAAGGAGCAAGAAAAACTGTAGTCAGTGCAGGGGCAGTGGAAGCGCTTTCTCCTTTTGAGGCAGCTGTGGATAGCGACATTATAATTACGATGTTACCTAACGCGGCTATTGTTCGCGAAGTTCTTTTTGGTAATGAAGGAATCAATAAGGCACTTCAAAAAGATTCTATTGTTATTGATATGAGTTCGGTATCACCAGGAGATTCTGTTTTTTGCGCGAATGAATTAAAAAAGCTCGGTGTCGGTTTTATAGACGCTCCTGTAAGCGGAGGAGAGCCTAAAGCGATAGATGGTACATTGGCAATCATGGCCGGTGGAGATGAGGTTCATATAGAGAAGGCGCGTCCATTGCTTCAAGCGATGGCAGCAGATGTAACGCATGTCGGCGGTCATGGAAGTGGCTCCACGACTAAATTAGCTAATCAAATTTTAGTGAATGTAACGATTGCTGCGGTATCGGAAGCCGTTGTTCTAGCTTCTAAAGCGGGTGTTGATATCAAAAAAATGTATGAAGCCATACGTGGCGGACTAGCAGGAAGTACAGTGTTAGATGCAAAAATTCCTCTTATATTAGAACGTAATTTTACAGCGGGTGGACGCATTGATATTAACATGAAAGATTTGACGAATGTCGTGCAAGCGGGACGAGATATAGGTGTGCCGATGCCGCTTACGACAGATGTGCTGGAAATGTTCCATGCATTGAAAGTAGATGGGAAAGCGATGGATGATCATGTGGGCTTGATTCAGTACTATGAAAAATTGGCAAACTTTGAAGTGCCGAAGGGTGGTAAATAA
- a CDS encoding phosphoribosyltransferase family protein, protein MKTYTPEVGSLTRELPIIPISDTLSIASFVLLGDTEMVCEAAPLVAEKLPAVDVLITAEAKGIPFVHELSKHLNMSRYIVARKSVKAYMEDPLMTTVHSITTQKEQFLCLDRLDAEFIKGKRVALIDDVISSGESLRALAKLVNSAGANIVAQAAVLAEGDAANRDDIIFLEKLPLFPNEQ, encoded by the coding sequence TTGAAAACCTATACACCTGAAGTCGGCTCACTTACACGGGAACTTCCGATCATTCCCATTTCCGATACGCTCAGCATCGCAAGTTTTGTTCTTTTGGGCGACACTGAAATGGTGTGCGAAGCGGCTCCACTAGTTGCAGAAAAACTACCTGCTGTCGATGTTCTAATTACTGCAGAAGCGAAAGGTATTCCTTTTGTCCATGAACTTTCAAAACATTTGAATATGTCTCGCTATATTGTCGCTAGAAAGTCAGTAAAAGCTTATATGGAAGACCCACTTATGACCACAGTACATTCAATCACTACACAAAAAGAACAATTCCTTTGTTTAGATCGCTTAGATGCAGAGTTTATTAAAGGAAAACGAGTTGCTTTAATTGACGATGTAATTAGTTCAGGTGAATCTCTTCGTGCGCTCGCTAAGTTAGTAAACAGTGCGGGCGCGAATATTGTCGCCCAAGCTGCCGTATTAGCTGAAGGTGATGCTGCTAATCGGGACGATATTATTTTTCTTGAAAAATTGCCTTTGTTTCCAAATGAACAATAA
- a CDS encoding Cof-type HAD-IIB family hydrolase produces the protein MVSSKKIVFFDLDGTLMSRDKTILESTKQSLQALQDKGIYTVICTGRAPLMFKWLVEELSFDSYISMNGQHVVFEGKEIFSNPMKVETLQHLANVAKKNGHGLTYSTFESFVTNVADHPLVTDSTSRLKIPYPPVDADVFLHSDVNQVQIYSNVEETEEYINLFKGYSFVRWDESSVDMLPEGASKAIGIQKMLEYLGIPVENSYAFGDGLNDMQMIQAVGTGIVMDNGVEELKEVADLITDSCDDDGILKGLLKVGLLQESDISLLQEK, from the coding sequence ATGGTTTCGAGTAAAAAAATTGTATTTTTTGATTTAGACGGCACATTAATGAGCCGTGATAAAACGATATTAGAGTCAACGAAACAATCGTTACAAGCATTACAAGATAAGGGGATTTATACGGTCATTTGTACTGGTCGCGCACCATTAATGTTTAAATGGTTAGTGGAAGAATTGTCATTCGATTCGTACATCTCGATGAATGGACAACATGTCGTATTCGAAGGTAAAGAAATTTTTTCAAATCCAATGAAAGTAGAGACACTTCAGCATCTTGCAAATGTTGCCAAAAAAAATGGACATGGTCTTACTTATTCAACTTTTGAGTCATTCGTGACGAATGTTGCAGATCATCCATTAGTTACAGACAGTACGTCGCGATTGAAGATTCCTTATCCACCAGTAGACGCGGATGTATTTTTACATTCTGATGTGAACCAAGTACAAATTTATAGCAACGTGGAAGAAACAGAAGAATATATTAATTTGTTTAAAGGATATTCTTTTGTACGTTGGGATGAAAGTTCTGTTGATATGCTTCCTGAAGGCGCATCTAAAGCGATTGGTATTCAAAAAATGTTGGAATACCTTGGTATTCCAGTAGAAAATAGCTATGCATTCGGTGATGGATTAAATGATATGCAAATGATTCAAGCAGTAGGTACGGGTATTGTAATGGATAATGGAGTTGAGGAGTTAAAAGAGGTGGCTGACCTCATCACTGACTCATGTGATGATGATGGAATTTTAAAGGGGTTATTGAAAGTCGGTCTACTACAAGAGAGTGATATTTCTTTATTGCAAGAAAAGTAA
- a CDS encoding AarF/ABC1/UbiB kinase family protein: protein MKRSASYRIIRIVWMATVFFSQIIIFQKRHRGNFTPAVTDKWNALVTKQARIYKKTALELGGLLVKLGQFLSTRADIMPQSFIEELEGLTDQVTPVPSEKALHLLDEEWGKSHKEYVKEITEKPVASASIGEVYKAVLHNGSEVAIKIQRPNIERILRADFKAVRIVIWLAKKLSSLGKQIDLDLLYKEMTDVIGAELNFVEEMKNGRGFAERFPDMTGVKFPVYYDDYTTRKVLVMEWIEGSKITDIEFLEKHQIDRKELAERLFRLFLEQILEGGQFHADPHGGNILIRPDGTLVLIDFGMVVTITREDADAMFIVTEGVIFKQYDRVIDGLETMNFLLPSVDRKLLANAIEKVVKAYESNDLYDMNGLVVENLLQDLQVIVRTQPVQMPAEFAFLGRAVSVFVGVLYIIDPTIDLLAITRPRLVEWAKEKSKEKNPFTNKKEFQRSVVSAIGQVRNFAPKVNSFLEQPEAIHHYLKQRDVDQRHFQVRMQNRLFAGILAVGSFGAFAYSIVDKYTELMAGSGLVLLISYWRYRRLGK, encoded by the coding sequence ATGAAGCGTTCTGCCAGTTATCGAATTATACGAATCGTCTGGATGGCGACTGTCTTTTTTTCTCAAATTATCATTTTCCAAAAACGTCATCGTGGAAATTTTACTCCTGCTGTGACTGATAAATGGAATGCTTTAGTTACGAAACAAGCGAGAATCTATAAGAAAACAGCTCTTGAACTCGGTGGGCTTTTGGTCAAACTGGGGCAGTTTCTTTCTACACGTGCAGACATCATGCCACAATCATTTATCGAAGAATTGGAAGGATTAACGGATCAAGTAACACCCGTCCCTTCTGAAAAGGCTTTACATTTACTAGATGAAGAATGGGGAAAATCACATAAAGAATATGTAAAAGAAATTACAGAGAAACCTGTTGCTTCCGCATCGATTGGCGAAGTGTATAAAGCGGTTTTACATAACGGTTCCGAAGTCGCAATTAAGATTCAACGTCCGAATATCGAACGAATTTTGCGTGCCGATTTTAAAGCAGTACGAATTGTTATTTGGCTCGCCAAAAAATTATCTTCCTTAGGTAAACAAATTGATTTGGACTTGCTTTACAAAGAGATGACTGATGTGATTGGTGCAGAGTTAAACTTTGTAGAAGAAATGAAAAATGGACGAGGCTTTGCAGAACGTTTTCCTGATATGACAGGTGTGAAGTTTCCTGTGTATTATGATGACTACACGACCCGTAAAGTTCTCGTTATGGAATGGATTGAAGGCTCTAAAATAACAGATATTGAATTTCTTGAAAAACATCAGATTGACCGTAAAGAGTTGGCAGAACGTCTTTTCCGATTATTTTTGGAACAAATTCTTGAAGGGGGTCAATTCCACGCAGATCCTCACGGTGGAAATATATTAATACGTCCTGACGGTACATTAGTGTTAATCGATTTTGGTATGGTCGTAACGATTACACGTGAAGACGCGGATGCGATGTTTATCGTGACAGAAGGTGTTATTTTCAAACAATATGATCGTGTCATTGACGGGTTAGAAACGATGAACTTTCTTCTTCCTAGTGTCGACCGTAAACTACTGGCGAATGCGATTGAAAAAGTTGTAAAAGCATATGAGTCGAATGACTTGTATGATATGAATGGATTAGTCGTAGAAAATCTTCTACAAGATTTGCAAGTGATCGTTCGTACTCAACCTGTACAAATGCCGGCAGAGTTTGCATTTTTAGGTCGGGCTGTTTCTGTTTTTGTTGGTGTGCTTTATATTATCGACCCTACAATCGATTTGCTCGCAATTACCCGCCCACGCCTAGTGGAATGGGCGAAAGAAAAAAGTAAAGAAAAGAATCCTTTTACGAATAAAAAAGAATTCCAACGTTCAGTAGTAAGCGCAATTGGACAAGTGCGTAATTTTGCACCAAAAGTCAACTCATTTTTGGAACAACCAGAAGCTATTCATCACTATTTAAAGCAACGTGATGTAGATCAGCGCCATTTCCAAGTAAGGATGCAAAATCGTTTGTTTGCGGGTATTCTTGCAGTTGGCTCGTTCGGTGCATTTGCTTACAGTATAGTAGATAAGTATACGGAATTGATGGCCGGATCGGGTCTTGTTCTACTCATTTCATATTGGCGCTATCGTCGTTTAGGAAAGTAG
- a CDS encoding acyl-CoA thioesterase codes for MKLEKQCRESRVVRTSRIFPNDVNNHNTLFGGRLMSDIDQIASISAARHSRADCVTASMDSVDFLHPIRPSDSVCFESYVTWTGKSSMEIFVKVIAEDLASGDCKVAATSLLTFVALDENKKPLAVPRVIPETEEEKYLHETAPQRAEIRKMRKQQSKDLATVLTNNYPWHEPAPVRVNA; via the coding sequence ATGAAATTAGAAAAGCAGTGCCGGGAATCAAGGGTAGTCAGAACTAGTAGGATTTTCCCGAATGACGTCAACAATCACAATACGTTGTTTGGTGGACGTTTGATGAGTGATATCGATCAAATCGCATCGATTTCTGCGGCACGGCATAGTAGGGCGGATTGTGTCACAGCGTCCATGGATTCCGTGGATTTTTTGCACCCGATTCGACCTTCTGATTCTGTTTGTTTTGAATCCTATGTGACGTGGACAGGGAAATCTTCTATGGAGATTTTTGTCAAAGTCATTGCGGAGGATTTGGCAAGTGGTGATTGTAAAGTAGCTGCCACCTCGTTATTGACATTTGTAGCGTTAGATGAAAATAAGAAGCCATTAGCAGTTCCCCGGGTGATTCCAGAAACGGAAGAAGAGAAGTATTTGCATGAAACTGCTCCTCAACGTGCGGAAATACGTAAAATGCGCAAGCAACAAAGTAAAGATCTAGCGACAGTCTTAACGAATAATTATCCTTGGCATGAACCGGCACCCGTCCGCGTAAATGCGTAA
- a CDS encoding rhodanese-like domain-containing protein, whose amino-acid sequence MRKTITAEELYKKMNAQQQVVLVDVRAEDKYKDFHIEGSTVESIHVPKTDIFLLDDPQEENLSAIPANKEVIITCTTGNSAAKCANILSAREYDVVLLEGGITAWKEYMNSSK is encoded by the coding sequence ATGCGTAAAACAATTACTGCAGAAGAGTTATATAAAAAGATGAATGCACAACAGCAAGTAGTATTGGTAGACGTAAGAGCTGAAGACAAGTATAAAGATTTCCATATTGAAGGATCAACTGTAGAAAGTATCCATGTACCGAAAACAGATATTTTTCTACTTGATGATCCACAAGAAGAAAATCTTTCTGCAATACCAGCGAATAAAGAAGTCATTATTACTTGTACTACGGGCAATTCCGCAGCTAAGTGCGCAAACATTCTTTCTGCGAGAGAGTATGACGTGGTTTTATTGGAAGGTGGCATTACTGCTTGGAAAGAATATATGAATAGTTCAAAATGA